From Vibrio fortis, a single genomic window includes:
- a CDS encoding aldolase/citrate lyase/malate synthase family protein, producing MNMLTLDKTELHRNHSTFIAEAVFAVEMVKADKQMEKQRMAKQLLDTLFPLENGSHEDAVSYEIDYRHVQVYFKNGEHTGLKRAKHFVAYAGDKSKPSAILFRDESGTHVEVTIGARAGTGRLELVNIEDIQLETCTTFGQSEESYSSGIRHWVSLVQGDEKGRPTACSEDKEYTAKSGDDYSLGFSFAL from the coding sequence ATGAACATGCTTACATTGGATAAAACAGAACTTCACAGAAACCATTCTACCTTTATCGCTGAAGCTGTCTTTGCTGTCGAAATGGTTAAAGCGGATAAACAGATGGAAAAGCAACGCATGGCGAAGCAACTGCTTGATACGCTTTTCCCTCTAGAAAACGGTTCGCACGAAGATGCAGTGAGCTACGAGATCGATTACCGTCACGTTCAAGTTTACTTCAAAAATGGCGAACACACGGGTTTGAAAAGAGCGAAGCACTTTGTGGCTTACGCAGGCGACAAATCTAAGCCTTCAGCAATCCTGTTCCGCGATGAAAGCGGCACACACGTTGAAGTGACTATAGGCGCTCGTGCTGGTACTGGTCGTCTAGAGCTAGTAAACATCGAAGATATTCAGCTAGAAACATGCACCACATTTGGTCAATCGGAAGAGAGCTACTCATCAGGCATTAGACACTGGGTTAGCTTGGTACAGGGTGATGAGAAAGGTCGACCAACAGCGTGTAGCGAAGATAAAGAGTACACGGCGAAAAGTGGTGACGACTACAGCCTAGGGTTTAGTTTTGCACTGTAA
- a CDS encoding M14 family metallopeptidase: MHTSSTYPIGIAGQKWGEAERRQWRESQTIKREYQQEVVPKIKALAERFDLEQYGALSYDETRFPLFAIKTKAWDENKPTVLVTGGVHGYETSGVHGALKFADTQAEHYSQYFNIVIAPCVSPWGYEVINRWNPNAVDPNRSFYDNTPAEESANLRALVASLPKEVLMHIDLHETTDSDETEFRPALAARDGLEYIEGMIPDGFYTVGDTENPQPDFQAAVIASVEKVTHIAPADAAGKIIGSEVTQHGVINYPMKELGLCGGVTNCKYGTTTEVYPDSDKVTDEECNDAQVAAIVGGLEYVIKHELNA; encoded by the coding sequence ATGCACACCTCTTCAACTTACCCTATCGGTATTGCTGGACAAAAATGGGGCGAAGCTGAACGTCGACAATGGCGTGAAAGCCAAACAATCAAGCGTGAATACCAACAAGAAGTCGTGCCAAAAATCAAAGCACTGGCTGAGCGTTTCGACTTAGAGCAATACGGCGCACTCAGCTATGACGAAACGCGCTTCCCTCTATTCGCAATCAAGACCAAGGCTTGGGATGAGAACAAACCAACAGTATTAGTGACAGGTGGTGTTCATGGTTACGAAACCAGCGGTGTTCATGGCGCACTGAAGTTCGCAGATACACAAGCAGAACACTACAGCCAATACTTCAACATCGTTATCGCACCTTGTGTGAGCCCTTGGGGTTACGAAGTGATTAACCGTTGGAATCCAAACGCTGTCGATCCAAACCGCTCTTTCTACGACAATACACCTGCAGAAGAGTCAGCGAACTTACGTGCACTCGTTGCTTCTCTTCCTAAAGAAGTCCTAATGCACATAGACCTTCATGAAACAACGGACTCTGATGAAACTGAATTCCGCCCTGCTCTCGCTGCGCGTGACGGTCTTGAGTACATCGAAGGTATGATCCCAGATGGCTTCTACACAGTGGGTGATACAGAAAACCCGCAGCCTGACTTCCAAGCAGCAGTTATCGCATCTGTTGAGAAGGTTACTCATATCGCACCAGCAGATGCGGCAGGCAAGATCATTGGTTCAGAGGTGACTCAACACGGTGTGATTAATTATCCAATGAAGGAGCTTGGCCTGTGTGGTGGCGTAACTAACTGCAAATACGGCACAACAACTGAAGTTTACCCTGACAGCGACAAAGTGACTGACGAAGAGTGTAATGACGCTCAAGTTGCGGCAATCGTGGGTGGCTTAGAGTATGTAATTAAGCATGAGCTAAACGCTTAA
- the pyrC gene encoding dihydroorotase, whose protein sequence is MTQLTITRPDDWHVHLRDGEVLKDTVRDISRYNGRALIMPNTVPPVTDTEMALAYRERIMAEKPSEQFEPLMALYLTDNTTPDEIRKAKASGAVVAAKLYPAGATTNSDSGVTSAKNIYHVLETMQEVGMLLLVHGEVTTHDVDIFDREKEFLDTVLAPIVNDFPNLKIVLEHITTADAATFVKNANENVAATITAHHLLYNRNHMLVGGIKPHFYCLPILKRNTHQQALIEAATSGSKKFFLGTDSAPHAKDAKESACGCAGSYTAHAAVELYAEVFEQEGKLENLEAFASHNGPDFYGVPRNTDTVTLTKEEWNVAETMPFGSDIVVPIRGGETIAWTVK, encoded by the coding sequence ATGACACAACTTACGATTACTCGTCCTGACGACTGGCACGTTCATCTACGCGATGGCGAAGTTCTGAAAGATACAGTTCGCGATATCAGCCGTTACAATGGTCGAGCTTTAATCATGCCAAACACTGTCCCACCTGTAACTGATACAGAAATGGCGCTGGCTTACCGTGAGCGTATCATGGCAGAAAAGCCAAGTGAGCAATTCGAGCCACTGATGGCACTTTACCTAACCGACAACACCACTCCTGACGAAATTCGCAAAGCGAAAGCATCAGGTGCCGTTGTTGCTGCGAAACTTTACCCAGCTGGCGCAACAACAAACTCTGATTCAGGTGTGACGTCTGCGAAGAATATCTACCACGTACTAGAAACGATGCAAGAAGTCGGCATGTTACTGCTTGTACACGGTGAAGTGACGACTCACGACGTTGATATTTTTGACCGTGAGAAAGAGTTCCTAGACACAGTATTGGCACCTATCGTCAATGACTTCCCGAATCTTAAGATTGTCCTAGAGCACATCACAACGGCTGATGCTGCAACATTCGTGAAGAACGCCAACGAAAACGTTGCTGCAACCATCACAGCACACCACCTACTCTACAACCGCAACCACATGTTGGTTGGTGGCATCAAACCACACTTCTACTGCCTACCTATCCTTAAGCGCAACACCCACCAGCAAGCGCTCATTGAAGCTGCAACAAGCGGTAGCAAGAAGTTCTTCCTAGGTACAGACTCAGCTCCTCACGCAAAAGACGCGAAAGAATCAGCATGTGGCTGTGCAGGTTCATACACAGCACACGCAGCAGTAGAGCTTTATGCAGAAGTATTTGAGCAAGAAGGTAAGCTTGAAAACCTAGAAGCATTTGCAAGCCACAACGGCCCAGACTTCTACGGTGTACCGCGCAACACCGACACCGTGACTTTAACTAAAGAGGAGTGGAACGTAGCAGAAACGATGCCGTTTGGTTCAGACATCGTAGTGCCAATCCGTGGTGGTGAGACGATTGCTTGGACAGTAAAGTAA
- a CDS encoding YqaE/Pmp3 family membrane protein: protein MNKLLVIILCVLLPPLGVFVARGAGKDLLINIVLTIFFWVPGMIHGLWVATR from the coding sequence ATGAATAAACTACTCGTCATCATCCTATGTGTTCTTCTTCCACCGCTAGGTGTGTTTGTCGCACGCGGCGCAGGCAAAGACCTCTTGATCAACATTGTACTTACGATTTTCTTCTGGGTGCCGGGGATGATCCATGGGTTATGGGTTGCGACTCGATAA
- a CDS encoding hybrid-cluster NAD(P)-dependent oxidoreductase, with protein sequence MSKSSEVQSPYLSQVNVYPVKSVGGISLSSAWVEKQGLSFDRRFMLALADGSMVTARKYPQMVKVSSSLQPDGLIFTCEGRPALRLKYSEFKMQETPATVWKDNFMAYTTNDTADDWFSDVLGQRVELLFTGEQSNRVREKLGHNVSFADGYPLLIISEASLEELNRRSPELHTMDQFRTNLVVSNTEAFGEDGWKRIRIGEVEFEAVKPCQRCILTTVDVDKGEFRPSKEPLNTFSQFRADETGGVFFGQNLVAKNEGVIKAGDKIEVLETKPKEQYEDTWVESLHLTCVEREEIARDFTTFWLEPVKGDKVLPSYQPGQHLPIEMTIDGEKVSRRYTLSSSPSRAGRLAISVKRVDDGRISNWLNDHFQVGDTLVAQNPDGAFYLEENPSHPLLLLSAGSGVTPMLSMLRYLSDHNQVEDVVFYHQCSSELDIPYQQEIQEIADKHPGLKVIYSLSQPAKDWQGLSGRLSVSHIAKIDDLHRRQAFVCGPDGFMDNAKKMLIQMGLNPQHYHQEAFGVNQATEEVVKTLQLSVNGYLFEGNNQGTLLDQAEAAGVSIASSCRAGFCGACKVTLESGQVHQPDVPALQDHERNMGQVLACCCVPQTDIEVVD encoded by the coding sequence ATGTCAAAGTCCTCGGAAGTGCAAAGTCCTTATCTCTCTCAGGTGAATGTTTACCCTGTTAAATCAGTTGGTGGGATTTCACTATCAAGTGCATGGGTAGAGAAACAAGGTCTGAGTTTTGACCGACGTTTTATGTTGGCGCTGGCAGATGGATCAATGGTGACGGCTCGTAAGTACCCACAAATGGTGAAAGTGTCATCTAGTTTGCAACCTGATGGCTTGATTTTCACTTGTGAGGGTAGGCCTGCTCTGCGTTTGAAATACAGCGAGTTCAAAATGCAGGAGACACCGGCAACGGTTTGGAAAGACAATTTCATGGCTTACACCACCAATGATACTGCTGATGATTGGTTCAGTGATGTTCTTGGACAACGTGTCGAGTTACTGTTTACAGGTGAGCAGTCTAACCGTGTGCGTGAGAAACTTGGTCATAACGTAAGCTTTGCCGATGGTTACCCGCTTCTCATTATTAGCGAAGCATCATTAGAAGAGCTAAACCGCCGTAGCCCAGAGCTACATACCATGGACCAATTTCGCACTAACTTAGTGGTGTCGAATACGGAAGCCTTTGGAGAGGATGGTTGGAAACGAATTCGAATCGGTGAAGTCGAGTTTGAAGCGGTGAAGCCTTGCCAGCGCTGCATCTTAACCACGGTTGATGTGGATAAAGGTGAGTTTCGACCTTCCAAGGAGCCACTGAATACCTTCTCTCAATTCCGAGCTGATGAGACTGGGGGCGTTTTCTTTGGCCAGAATCTTGTCGCGAAAAATGAAGGTGTGATTAAAGCAGGCGATAAGATTGAAGTGCTTGAGACCAAGCCTAAAGAGCAGTATGAAGATACGTGGGTTGAGTCACTGCACTTAACATGTGTTGAACGTGAAGAGATCGCACGAGACTTCACCACATTTTGGTTAGAGCCTGTGAAAGGTGACAAGGTCTTACCTAGTTATCAGCCAGGTCAGCATCTTCCGATTGAAATGACTATCGATGGCGAAAAAGTTTCGCGTCGCTATACGCTGTCTTCTAGTCCATCACGAGCGGGTCGTCTCGCTATCTCGGTGAAACGTGTCGATGATGGTCGAATCTCAAACTGGTTAAATGATCATTTCCAGGTCGGTGATACGCTAGTGGCGCAAAACCCAGACGGTGCTTTCTACCTAGAAGAGAATCCAAGTCACCCACTATTGCTGCTTTCTGCGGGCAGCGGTGTCACGCCTATGCTTTCGATGCTGCGTTACCTTTCTGACCACAACCAAGTGGAAGATGTGGTGTTCTATCATCAATGCAGCAGTGAGTTGGACATTCCTTATCAACAAGAGATTCAAGAGATTGCCGATAAGCATCCAGGCCTGAAAGTGATTTACTCACTAAGTCAGCCTGCCAAAGATTGGCAAGGATTGTCTGGGCGCTTGAGTGTTTCTCACATCGCGAAAATCGACGATCTTCATCGACGCCAAGCATTTGTGTGTGGCCCAGATGGTTTCATGGACAATGCCAAAAAGATGCTGATTCAAATGGGCTTGAACCCACAGCATTACCATCAAGAAGCATTTGGTGTTAACCAAGCGACTGAAGAAGTGGTGAAAACCCTACAGTTGAGTGTGAATGGTTACCTGTTTGAAGGCAACAACCAAGGTACTCTGCTTGACCAAGCAGAAGCCGCGGGTGTTTCAATTGCGTCAAGCTGTCGAGCTGGATTCTGCGGGGCATGTAAGGTGACTCTAGAGTCGGGACAAGTGCATCAACCTGATGTTCCAGCCCTGCAAGATCATGAGCGTAACATGGGGCAAGTATTGGCGTGTTGCTGTGTACCACAAACTGATATTGAAGTTGTCGATTAA
- the nadE gene encoding ammonia-dependent NAD(+) synthetase encodes MEQLIRDEMRVLPSIDAQFEVDRRVEFIKTKLQQSGCKSLVLGISGGVDSTTCGRLAQLAVDSLNESSNSNEYQFIAVRLPYGEQKDEDEAQLALSFIQPSQSVSVNIKAGVDGLHAASHVALEGTGLLPTDSAKIDFVKGNVKARARMIAQYEIAGYVGGLVIGTDHSAENITGFYTKHGDGACDLAPLFGLSKRQVRELAATLGAPELLVKKVPTADLEELDPQKADEDALNLTYDQIDDFLEGKEVSKEVSDRLVSIYQATQHKRQPIPTIYD; translated from the coding sequence ATGGAACAGTTAATTCGTGATGAAATGCGCGTTCTCCCATCAATTGACGCTCAATTTGAAGTAGATCGTCGCGTAGAGTTCATCAAAACCAAACTACAACAATCAGGATGTAAGTCGCTTGTACTGGGTATCAGCGGTGGTGTTGACTCGACAACATGTGGACGTCTCGCTCAGCTAGCAGTAGACAGCCTTAACGAATCAAGCAACAGCAACGAATACCAGTTTATTGCAGTTCGCCTACCTTACGGTGAGCAAAAAGACGAAGATGAAGCGCAGCTAGCTCTCTCTTTCATCCAGCCGTCTCAATCTGTTTCAGTAAACATTAAAGCGGGCGTAGATGGCCTGCATGCCGCGTCTCATGTTGCGCTTGAAGGCACAGGTCTACTCCCAACAGATTCAGCTAAGATTGACTTTGTGAAAGGCAACGTAAAAGCGCGTGCTCGTATGATTGCTCAATACGAAATTGCTGGCTATGTAGGTGGCTTGGTCATCGGTACTGACCACTCAGCAGAAAACATCACAGGTTTCTACACTAAGCATGGTGACGGCGCATGTGACCTTGCACCACTATTTGGCCTAAGCAAACGCCAAGTTCGTGAACTAGCAGCGACACTAGGCGCACCAGAGCTTCTGGTTAAGAAGGTACCTACAGCTGACCTAGAAGAACTCGACCCACAAAAAGCGGACGAAGATGCACTTAACCTAACTTACGACCAGATTGATGACTTCCTTGAAGGCAAAGAAGTGTCTAAAGAGGTTTCTGATCGTCTAGTAAGCATCTACCAAGCGACCCAGCACAAACGTCAACCGATCCCAACGATCTACGACTAA
- a CDS encoding nicotinate-nicotinamide nucleotide adenylyltransferase — protein sequence MEKIAVFGSAFNPPSLGHKSVIESLVHFDRILLVPSIAHAWGKTMLDYDIRCQLVEAFINDLAIEQVELSLVEQSLYTPGESVTTYAVLEKLQESHPMADITFVIGPDNFFKFSSFYKSDEITERWSVMACPEKVKVRSTDIRNAIINGDDFTNLSTKSVTNILQDGGLYKTM from the coding sequence ATGGAAAAAATAGCGGTTTTTGGTAGTGCATTTAACCCACCAAGTTTAGGGCATAAAAGTGTCATTGAATCTTTGGTGCACTTCGACCGAATTTTATTGGTACCGAGCATTGCCCACGCATGGGGGAAAACCATGTTGGACTATGATATTCGATGTCAGCTTGTTGAGGCATTTATCAATGACTTGGCTATTGAGCAAGTTGAACTATCTTTAGTAGAGCAAAGTTTGTACACCCCAGGTGAGAGCGTCACAACGTACGCGGTATTAGAAAAGCTTCAAGAATCTCATCCAATGGCCGATATAACTTTTGTCATCGGGCCGGATAACTTCTTTAAGTTCTCGTCTTTTTATAAGTCAGACGAGATCACTGAGCGTTGGTCTGTGATGGCTTGCCCAGAAAAAGTAAAGGTTCGTAGCACCGATATCCGCAATGCGATAATAAATGGTGATGACTTTACAAATTTGAGTACAAAGTCAGTTACAAACATCTTGCAAGATGGTGGGCTGTATAAGACAATGTAG
- a CDS encoding AraC family transcriptional regulator, with protein sequence MNFAIEYTSAYYSHLEITPRKKVVKHSLVSVESGLVLIKIGKQEHAIEPGQSLWIPFDCLTSLTYFPNTRIARVDFSVRLTDAFPKQAGYVNQTPLSQALLDKLATLAVKNKDTNNASPTFKELLAVVKQEVLTFKPLLCESELSQRFNSWNIEDSPLSQEQTLVMVMREAKKRMQSGQKKEKVIDELFSGQTEEFEQLCMLVFGDTL encoded by the coding sequence ATGAACTTCGCTATCGAATACACATCGGCTTACTACTCCCACCTAGAAATCACTCCTAGAAAAAAAGTGGTAAAACATAGCCTTGTATCCGTTGAAAGCGGATTAGTTTTGATTAAGATTGGTAAACAGGAACACGCAATTGAGCCAGGCCAGAGCCTTTGGATCCCATTTGATTGTTTAACCTCACTGACCTACTTTCCAAACACTCGGATCGCTCGCGTCGACTTTTCAGTACGCCTAACCGATGCTTTCCCTAAGCAAGCGGGCTACGTTAACCAAACGCCATTGTCTCAAGCGCTGCTCGATAAGCTGGCAACGTTGGCTGTTAAAAACAAAGACACCAACAACGCATCCCCTACCTTCAAAGAGCTGCTAGCGGTCGTTAAGCAAGAGGTGTTGACCTTTAAGCCACTGCTGTGTGAAAGCGAATTATCTCAGCGATTCAATAGCTGGAATATTGAAGACTCGCCACTTTCTCAAGAACAGACGCTTGTGATGGTAATGCGTGAAGCGAAAAAGCGCATGCAATCTGGCCAGAAGAAAGAGAAAGTGATCGATGAGTTGTTCTCAGGTCAAACCGAAGAATTTGAGCAGCTATGTATGCTTGTGTTTGGCGATACGCTATAA
- a CDS encoding 1-acyl-sn-glycerol-3-phosphate acyltransferase yields MTSQTDPYIDIRPYNDDEIPAALDRLINDEEFISAILNYRFSNHAAWFQAIMSPILRVYLKMKWSKLQSVEAIQIEVKKYLRDTLANTTKGVTYTGLESLDQNQSYLFVSNHRDIAMDPALVNYALHQQNHNTCRIAIGDNLLKKPCATELMRLNKSFIVKRSLKGPREMMKALGQLSSYIKHSLDTGNSIWIAQKEGRAKDGNDFTDPAILKMFHVEGRKQKVAFAEYVKSLKIVPVAISYENDPCDTAKALELFEKDVNGSYEKGEFEDIESIIQGIVGNKGHVHVGFGSVIEQDFETPEALAEEIDRQIHENYKLFPVNLLAADKEDDSITDAVKREFEEKLSSIPQGAHQYLIDSYANPVKNVG; encoded by the coding sequence ATGACCTCTCAGACTGATCCATATATTGATATTCGTCCTTATAACGACGATGAAATTCCTGCTGCACTTGATCGCCTAATTAATGATGAAGAATTCATCAGCGCGATCCTAAACTATCGTTTCTCTAACCACGCAGCTTGGTTCCAAGCCATTATGAGCCCAATCTTGCGTGTTTATTTGAAAATGAAATGGAGCAAGCTGCAGAGCGTAGAAGCGATTCAGATCGAAGTAAAAAAATACCTTCGTGATACGTTAGCTAATACGACTAAAGGTGTGACTTACACTGGGCTTGAGTCGTTAGATCAAAACCAGTCTTACCTTTTTGTCTCTAACCACCGCGATATCGCCATGGATCCAGCTTTGGTTAACTACGCACTGCATCAGCAAAATCACAATACATGCCGCATTGCGATTGGTGATAACCTGCTTAAGAAACCATGTGCGACTGAGCTTATGCGTCTAAACAAGAGCTTTATTGTGAAGCGCTCGCTAAAAGGCCCGCGTGAGATGATGAAAGCGCTTGGTCAACTCTCTTCTTATATCAAGCACTCTCTAGATACTGGAAACTCTATCTGGATTGCGCAGAAAGAGGGACGTGCGAAAGATGGCAACGACTTCACTGATCCAGCAATCCTTAAGATGTTCCACGTTGAAGGACGTAAACAGAAAGTCGCATTCGCCGAGTATGTAAAATCGCTGAAAATCGTTCCGGTTGCGATCTCTTACGAAAATGACCCATGTGATACTGCTAAAGCGCTGGAGCTGTTTGAAAAAGACGTCAATGGTTCATATGAGAAAGGTGAATTTGAAGATATCGAAAGCATCATTCAAGGTATTGTTGGCAATAAAGGCCATGTACATGTTGGCTTTGGTTCAGTGATTGAACAAGATTTTGAAACACCTGAAGCATTGGCTGAAGAGATTGACCGTCAGATCCATGAGAACTATAAGTTGTTCCCAGTTAATCTGCTTGCAGCAGACAAAGAAGACGATAGCATCACTGACGCAGTAAAACGTGAGTTCGAAGAGAAACTGTCAAGCATTCCTCAAGGTGCTCATCAGTACCTGATTGATAGTTATGCTAACCCGGTAAAGAATGTCGGTTAA
- a CDS encoding DUF1496 domain-containing protein has translation MKVISLTVIAGLFGNNANVYADNIISVPAKKAVIVSQKNTHPRVCYYDDKAYSLGAVLEISGVVIQCAEQNDFESNGALSWKTLEKKDEQ, from the coding sequence ATTAAAGTCATATCTTTGACAGTAATCGCGGGTCTATTTGGGAATAACGCAAACGTTTATGCCGATAATATTATTTCGGTACCAGCGAAAAAAGCCGTGATTGTTTCACAAAAGAATACGCACCCAAGGGTCTGTTATTATGACGACAAGGCATACAGCTTAGGGGCTGTGTTAGAAATATCTGGTGTTGTGATTCAGTGTGCTGAGCAGAATGATTTTGAGTCAAATGGCGCACTTTCCTGGAAAACTCTCGAAAAAAAAGACGAGCAATAG
- a CDS encoding YfcZ/YiiS family protein → MNQDVGTNDVCEACGCAGEMGFIIKEGDDVAEVVIYGNSKEAMEAELAKYIDLAKQVSSSVEFESTDLTEESNELRTRFKFEVSAEKIIFELKTRSIAR, encoded by the coding sequence ATGAACCAAGATGTTGGCACTAATGATGTATGCGAAGCTTGCGGTTGTGCAGGCGAAATGGGTTTCATCATTAAAGAAGGCGACGATGTAGCGGAAGTTGTAATCTACGGTAACTCGAAAGAAGCAATGGAAGCAGAGCTAGCTAAGTACATTGATTTAGCTAAACAAGTTTCAAGCAGCGTTGAGTTTGAATCAACGGATCTAACAGAAGAAAGCAACGAACTACGTACACGTTTTAAGTTCGAAGTAAGTGCTGAGAAGATTATTTTTGAACTAAAAACTCGTTCAATCGCTCGATAA
- a CDS encoding TetR/AcrR family transcriptional regulator, with protein MPKRSKEDTEITIQKIMDAVVDQLLRLGYDKMSYTTLSQQTGVSRTGISHHFPKKTDFTAALDGRIFKMFMEHIDFENGLDAFSDSWIKALEDAEFLAILRLLFHHIVTSESAHEFAANGIDRLYKLTETQFGDTSGKELEWLIGKSLIQMSK; from the coding sequence ATGCCAAAGCGTAGTAAAGAAGATACAGAAATCACTATCCAGAAAATCATGGATGCCGTAGTTGACCAGCTACTAAGACTGGGTTACGACAAAATGTCATACACGACGTTGAGTCAACAAACGGGTGTTTCTCGTACTGGTATTAGCCACCACTTTCCAAAGAAGACAGATTTTACGGCAGCGCTTGATGGTCGTATCTTCAAAATGTTCATGGAACACATTGATTTTGAAAATGGTCTAGATGCATTTTCTGATAGCTGGATTAAAGCCCTGGAAGATGCTGAGTTCCTAGCAATCTTACGCCTGCTATTCCACCATATCGTTACTTCAGAAAGCGCACACGAGTTCGCAGCAAACGGTATTGATCGTCTATACAAACTGACTGAAACTCAGTTTGGTGACACAAGTGGTAAAGAACTAGAATGGTTAATTGGTAAGTCTCTGATTCAAATGAGCAAATAA
- a CDS encoding heme ABC transporter ATP-binding protein, producing the protein MHSPALKASDIHVKFGSKVILDNVSIEIEAGKVTTLLGPNGAGKSTLLKALCQEIESQGHINYFGRDRSLWSPSTLAKHLAMLPQHSTLTFPFLANEVVELGGIPLQEPNRALTRIAQEKMETADVSHLAQRLYPSLSGGEKQRVHLARVLTQLHHSGDQCVLMLDEPTSALDLAHQHNTLKIARKMADEQNAAVIVVLHDLNLAAQYSDRLVVLKDGQLVCDGTPWEALKPEMIEDVYGYRSIVEKHPTMSFPQVHPAG; encoded by the coding sequence ATGCACTCCCCAGCCTTAAAAGCCAGCGACATTCATGTAAAGTTTGGCAGTAAAGTTATTCTCGATAATGTCTCTATCGAGATCGAAGCAGGTAAAGTCACCACACTTCTTGGCCCAAATGGTGCTGGAAAAAGCACATTACTCAAGGCGTTATGCCAAGAGATTGAAAGCCAAGGTCACATCAATTACTTTGGTCGAGACAGATCACTATGGTCACCGAGTACGCTGGCCAAGCATTTAGCCATGCTCCCACAGCACAGTACGCTCACGTTCCCATTCCTCGCGAACGAAGTAGTTGAGCTTGGTGGCATTCCACTACAAGAACCCAACCGAGCACTGACTAGAATCGCGCAAGAGAAAATGGAAACTGCAGATGTCTCTCATCTGGCTCAACGTCTGTACCCATCGCTTTCAGGCGGTGAGAAACAGCGTGTGCATTTAGCTCGCGTGTTAACTCAACTGCACCATTCAGGCGATCAATGTGTATTGATGCTCGATGAGCCAACCTCAGCTCTTGATCTTGCTCATCAACACAACACGTTAAAAATCGCCCGTAAGATGGCTGACGAACAAAACGCAGCGGTGATTGTAGTGCTCCACGACTTAAACCTAGCGGCGCAATATTCGGATCGTTTAGTGGTTCTGAAAGATGGACAGCTCGTCTGTGATGGGACGCCGTGGGAGGCACTAAAGCCTGAGATGATTGAAGACGTCTATGGATATCGAAGTATCGTCGAAAAACACCCAACGATGAGCTTCCCTCAAGTCCATCCTGCTGGCTAA